In Syntrophorhabdaceae bacterium, the sequence AAGATGATCCGGACCTTTCCCGCACAGCGTCATCGGAGGTGCCTGTCCACAGGGCCATATATCAAAGCACCGATGCCCTCGCGATCGTGCATGCCCACCCGCCGTATGCGACGCTCCTGTCGATAACAGAAGACACACTTATCCCCGTAGATCGGGAAGGATCGTATTTCTTTAAGAAGATACCGGTCTTAACGTCTAAGAAAACAGGCAGCAGGAAAGACCTCGCCGGCTTGATCGGCAAACACATGGAGAATCATAAGATCATCCTTGTGAGGGGGCACGGGAGTTTTGCCCGCGGCGATACACTTGAAGAGGCATATATGCTGACGAGCAGTCTCGAAGCATCCGCGTTTTTCATCCACCACCTGAAGAGATGACCCGCCGCCTTGCCATGACGCAGCCGGCTATCATATACGCGGCAAAACCGGGAGCGTGCTCTATATAAAATCACCACAGGGGCAGGCGTAAATTGGAAGCGAAAATAATTATCCGTAACGAGATCGGGTCGGACATCGAAGCAATATCGGAGGTCACGAAAGCGGCCTTTAAGAATCTTCAAATTAGCAACCACGCGGAGCAGTTCATTATTAACGCGTTGCGAGATGCGAATGCTCTCACGATTTCCCTGGTTGCAGAAGCTGATAACAAGGTAGTAGGTCACATAGCGTTTTCGCCTGTGACCATTTCCGATGGCAGCCAGGGCTGGTATGGTATCGGTCCCGTCTCTGTCTTGCCGGAATTGCAGAAGCAGGGTATTGGAAAATCCCTGATCCATGCAGGCCTGTCCTCGCTAAAGGCATTGGGCGCAAAAGGCTGCGTGCTCGTGGGAGATCCCGGCTACTACGAACGATTAGGCTTCAGAAATCTCCCGGACCTGGTTATTGAAGACGTTCCGCAACAGTACTTTCTTGCGTTGCCGTTCGGGGAAAACAAGACTCGTGGTACTGTTGTATTCCATGAAGGCTTTACTGCAAACGGTTAAAGAATCTCATTGCATTTTTATGACCTTTGGAGGAAGATTAAAAAAGG encodes:
- a CDS encoding aldolase translates to MKNISEKTLFRQFKEFGRDLFLRGLISSHAGNMSARIGNTIYITRKGAMLGRLNRTDIVTLDTDKDDPDLSRTASSEVPVHRAIYQSTDALAIVHAHPPYATLLSITEDTLIPVDREGSYFFKKIPVLTSKKTGSRKDLAGLIGKHMENHKIILVRGHGSFARGDTLEEAYMLTSSLEASAFFIHHLKR
- a CDS encoding N-acetyltransferase, which translates into the protein MEAKIIIRNEIGSDIEAISEVTKAAFKNLQISNHAEQFIINALRDANALTISLVAEADNKVVGHIAFSPVTISDGSQGWYGIGPVSVLPELQKQGIGKSLIHAGLSSLKALGAKGCVLVGDPGYYERLGFRNLPDLVIEDVPQQYFLALPFGENKTRGTVVFHEGFTANG